The following proteins come from a genomic window of Anopheles ziemanni chromosome 3, idAnoZiCoDA_A2_x.2, whole genome shotgun sequence:
- the LOC131284194 gene encoding uncharacterized protein LOC131284194 → MSKAFVSLVFVGALVAIASANPYFAHNTPCPHKTCNKLQPLVPVERLPVPTVPVQVEVVNTSPSYRPASFLELVEIVLDCFNTLRIPLHRFPSYLTGIFPDDPETKCFLRCMAIKLGVYCDETGADLDRHCLQFGLGECCDNFVNRHLTCLQQNSGPCPDRCTAAYKQELCFQEPIAKYLDYHFQQLVGLLHQAKCSHNLPMLHP, encoded by the coding sequence ATGAGCAAGGCATTCGTCAGCTTGGTTTTTGTGGGAGCCCTGGTGGCCATTGCCAGCGCCAACCCCTATTTTGCGCATAACACTCCCTGTCCGCATAAGACCTGCAACAAATTGCAACCGCTAGTGCCGGTGGAGCGCCTTCCGGTGCCGACGGTTCCGGTGCAGGTGGAGGTGGTCAACACCAGCCCGAGCTACCGTCCCGCCTCCTTCCTCGAGCTGGTCGAGATCGTGCTCGACTGCTTCAACACCCTGCGCATTCCGCTGCACCGGTTCCCATCCTACCTGACCGGTATCTTCCCGGACGATCCGGAAACCAAGTGCTTCCTGCGTTGTATGGCCATCAAGCTTGGCGTGTACTGCGACGAAACCGGTGCGGATCTCGACCGCCATTGCCTGCAGTTCGGTCTGGGCGAGTGCTGCGATAACTTCGTCAACCGGCATTTGACCTGCCTGCAGCAGAACTCCGGTCCCTGCCCGGACCGGTGCACGGCGGCGTACAAGCAGGAGCTGTGCTTCCAGGAGCCGATCGCCAAGTATCTGGACTACCACTTCCAGCAGCTCGTCGGACTGCTCCACCAGGCCAAGTGTAGCCACAACCTGCCAATGCTGCATCCTTAA
- the LOC131289881 gene encoding uncharacterized protein LOC131289881 has translation MASNNDHEQEDDNKEHFETIPVLDDSLEEDEPLDEVNSANDEWTMESQPVKLVPVTIARKRKNTIAKIVEMQAKVKKTVSPLSSIDKQPITIQMSDGTILRKARLVCAKIGQTQIQIPTASVEEHNSSVVFSPASKSVAKIRQNHTQSPIISVADNKPSGTIPASKPAAQKSPATSSTKSTELKADTYAEIKSNDELPVKQEQISEFIFKGEEYVQMPKAVYNKKLEVLNRKVAHYETIIQMMRDVMGQANDYNLLDS, from the exons ATGGCTTCTAACAATGATCATGAGCAAGAAGATGACAACAAGGAACACTTtgaaaccattccagtattgGACGATTCTCTTGAAGAAGATG AACCATTGGACGAAGTCAATTCAGCGAACGACGAGTGGACAATGGAATCTCAGCCAGTGAAATTGGTTCCGGTGACGATAGCCCGCAAGCGAAAGAATACTATCGCCAAAATTGTCGAAATGCAAGCGAAAGTAAAGAAAACTGTTTCTCCATTGTCTAGTATCGACAAGCAACCCATAACAATACAAATGAGCGATGGGACAATTTTACGCAAAGCACGATTGGTTTGTGCCAAAATCGGGCAAACCCAGATACAGATCCCAACTGCCAGTGTTGAAGAACATAACTCATCGGTGGTCTTTAGTCCAGCATCCAAATCAGTTGCTAAAATCCGTCAAAACCATACACAAAGCCCAATTATCAGTGTTGCAGATAATAAACCATCAGGAACCATCCCAGCTTCCAAACCAGCTGCTCAAAAGTCTCCAGCAACATCTTCAACAAAGTCTACCGAATTAAAGGCCGATACCTACGCGGAGATAAAGAGCAACGACGAACTGCCAGTGAAACAAGAGCAAATAAGCGAATTCATATTCAAAGGGGAAGAATACGTGCAAATGCCCAAAGCCGTGTACAACAAGAAACTGGAAGTATTAAACCGGAAAGTAGCCCATTACGAAACGATCATACAAATGATGCGTGACGTTATGGGTCAAGCAAATGATTACAATCTCCTCGACAGCTAA
- the LOC131289883 gene encoding ATP synthase subunit O, mitochondrial, with protein MAASGKFTVLARQLSTSSVAAQLVKPPVQVFGLEGRYACALYSAASKNKVLDVVEKDLKALQTQLRTDSKVRDLLRDPTTKRSVKATALKDVSDKVKYNAATGNLLQLLAENGRLARLDGIINAFRLIMAAERGEVVCEVKTAKPLDDGQRKQLENALKAFLKPNETIQLTAKVDPALIGGMVVSIGDKYVDMSVASKIKKYTEIIAAPV; from the exons ATGGCTGCATCTGGAAAATTTACTGTGCTA GCTCGTCAACTGAGCACCAGCTCGGTCGCCGCTCAGCTGGTCAAGCCCCCGGTGCAGGTGTTTGGCTTGGAGGGTCGCTATGCTTGCGCCCTCTACTCGGCCGCCTCCAAGAACAAGGTGCTCGATGTGGTTGAGAAAGACCTGAAGGCGCTCCAGACCCAGCTGCGAACGGATTCGAAAGTACGCGATCTTCTGCGCGATCCAACGACGAAGCGTAGCGTTAAGGCGACCGCCCTCAAGGATGTGTCGGACAAGGTGAAATACAATGCGGCCACCGGAAATCTGCTGCAGCTGTTGGCCGAAAATGGACGTCTTGCTCGCCTGGACGGTATTATTAATGCGTTCCGACTGATCATGGCCGCCGAACGTGGTGAGGTGGTGTGCGAGGTTAAGACCGCGAAACCGCTGGACGATGGACAACGCAAGCAACTGGAAAACGCTCTCAAG GCATTCCTGAAACCGAACGAAACCATTCAACTCACTGCCAAGGTTGATCCGGCGTTGATTGGTGGTATGGTCGTTTCGATTGGTGACAAGTATGTGGACATGAGCGTTGCCAGCAAAATCAAGAAGTACACCGAGATCATTGCCGCGCCTGTCTAA
- the LOC131289882 gene encoding protein SET, translated as MASTAKKVKKSSEALDDESEALEAVDSCQNEIDALNEKASEEILKVEQKYNALRKPYYQKRNEIIKRIPTFWVTAILNHPQISGILEEEEEECLQFLEKLVVEEFDDIKSGYRIQFYFDENPYFENKLLTKEFNLGSNGDSPSSTSTTIKWKPDRDLTTMLPKKTANTRRKRNLEYRTFFDWFTDNNDPINDDIAELIKDDLWPNPLQYYLVPDIEVEPEDDDDGEGCEEFGEEADEEEVDEVEDEEEKAS; from the exons ATGGCTTCAACGGCTAAAAAGGTTAAAAAGTCGTCCGAAGCTTTGGACGACGAGTCCGAGGCACTGGAAGCAGTGGACAGTTGCCAGAACGAAATAGACGCGCTGAACGAAAAGGCCAGCGAGGAAATTCTGAAGGTCGAGCAGAAGTATAATGCACTTCGAAAGCCGTACTACCAGAAGCGCAACGAAATTATCAAACGCATTCCAACGTTCTGGGTGACGGCCATTTTAAACCACCCGCAAATCTCGGGCATcttggaggaggaagaggaagaatgCCTACAGTTCCTCGAGAAACTGGTGGTAGAAGAGTTTGATGACATCAAGAGCGGGTATCGGATTCAGTTTTACTTCGATGAGAATccttattttgaaaacaagcTGCTTACGAAAGAGTTTAATCTAGGTTCTAATGGAG ACAGTCCCTCATCGACGAGCACCAcaataaaatggaaaccaGATCGCGATCTGACAACAATGCTCCCAAAGAAAACGGCCAACACACGCCGAAAACGCAATCTGGAATATCGCACGTTTTTCGACTGGTTCACCGACAATAATGATCCAATCAATGATGACATTGCCGAGCTGATCAAAGATGATCTATGGCCCAACCCGCTGCAGTACTATCTGGTGCCGGACATCGAAGTCGAACCAgaagacgacgatgatggGGAAGGCTGCGAAGAATTCGGCGAAGAAGCCGACGAGGAAGAAGTGGATGAGGTGGaggacgaagaagaaaaggcATCCTAG